The following proteins are encoded in a genomic region of Candidatus Babeliaceae bacterium:
- the prmC gene encoding peptide chain release factor N(5)-glutamine methyltransferase produces the protein MKITALVRIVTKKLIPLYQDPYLAANNAWAVIEKLLHTDKIQLIARDTIELSQDQQHTLDLWIKKLTHDHMPLQYLLGTVPFLDIIIAVQPPVLIPRPETEEWCDVLIKEAYKKTVTPRTILDMCTGSGCIGLSLAHAFPQSHVTCTDVHRDALDLTHANAQRNNIRNVTCVYSDIYDGLPKNNYYDLIVANPPYIDRDDWATLQPEITKWEDIGALVAEDHGYALIEKIITGAQAFITTRLPMPQLWIEIGSTQGKETHRLMLEAGFAQADIIKDWYGKDRVVVGTL, from the coding sequence ATGAAAATAACAGCTTTAGTACGCATCGTAACAAAAAAGCTTATCCCCTTATATCAAGATCCGTATCTTGCAGCAAATAACGCATGGGCAGTAATAGAAAAATTATTACACACAGATAAAATACAGCTTATTGCTCGTGATACAATAGAACTTTCGCAAGACCAACAGCATACACTTGATCTCTGGATCAAAAAATTAACGCACGACCATATGCCATTACAATACCTCTTGGGTACCGTACCATTTTTGGATATTATTATCGCGGTACAGCCACCCGTGCTTATTCCCCGACCAGAAACAGAAGAATGGTGTGATGTACTTATTAAAGAAGCGTATAAAAAGACTGTCACACCACGTACCATTCTTGACATGTGCACCGGCAGCGGCTGCATAGGATTATCGCTGGCACATGCATTTCCACAATCGCACGTGACCTGTACTGATGTACATCGCGATGCGCTTGATCTTACCCATGCTAATGCTCAACGCAATAATATACGTAATGTAACATGCGTATACTCAGATATATATGATGGCCTGCCAAAAAATAATTATTATGATCTTATTGTCGCAAACCCGCCCTATATAGATAGGGATGATTGGGCAACACTGCAACCAGAAATAACCAAATGGGAAGATATAGGCGCTCTTGTCGCCGAAGATCATGGTTATGCATTAATCGAAAAAATTATTACCGGCGCACAGGCTTTTATTACTACACGATTACCCATGCCACAATTATGGATAGAAATCGGCTCAACGCAAGGCAAAGAAACACATAGATTGATGCTAGAAGCTGGTTTTGCGCAAGCTGATATTATCAAAGATTGGTACGGTAAAGATCGTGTTGTTGTTGGGACACTATGA
- the mutL gene encoding DNA mismatch repair endonuclease MutL, with amino-acid sequence MGKIYQLPLLEAQKIAAGEVVERPANIVKELIENSLDAGATEITIYIEDGGKKLIRVIDNGCGMSPQDALMCVLPHATSKIKTVDDLKNVRSFGFRGEALSSISSVSLFTLVTKEASNQEGTRVIVMDKSVVNTTQSACNTGTDIRIENLFYSVPARQKFLKSRETEWRAIVQLVQALSLAHYTCSFTLMHDDTCAIQAPAVTTLPDRLAQLFDRTFAEAMLTCSHVDTAKNIKLTGAVSHNYFSRYDRNSLFIFVNKRWVKNYKLIQAITKQYSSILPHGRYPAGVIFIECDTEHVDINIHPRKEEVCFLHPRIIELGIEKMVKERLESNMSRYITKSAGVSHYDPSILISSKFTRDERGVGEMSSAPMMSVPRYAFQSTRDEREVSKQDERGEGKKSGALMVSAAESGVSNQMRTLKHQDYFLIDQYKKTYILAEHADGLVLIDQHAAHERILYEKYATSFEEVPAVAVLFPETIMLTEEEYAVIAPYGDYFKERGIALEVQQDQKNNYIKILVKTTPIHAQHQSIDDLIRKSIVWVTEYAGLEKKEIIKQLHEKLHAQMACKAAVKAGDILSEQEMQQIIDQLSTAHNRMTCPHGRPTTWLISVHDIEKTFKRKL; translated from the coding sequence ATGGGAAAAATTTATCAGTTACCACTTTTAGAGGCGCAAAAAATTGCTGCCGGCGAGGTTGTAGAGCGCCCTGCCAATATTGTCAAAGAGCTGATAGAAAACTCTCTTGATGCAGGTGCGACCGAAATAACTATTTATATAGAAGATGGTGGTAAAAAATTAATTCGCGTCATTGATAATGGTTGTGGCATGTCGCCACAAGATGCCCTCATGTGCGTATTGCCGCATGCAACGAGTAAAATAAAAACAGTCGATGATTTAAAAAACGTGCGATCGTTTGGGTTTAGAGGTGAGGCACTGTCGAGCATATCGTCAGTTTCTCTTTTTACGCTCGTTACCAAAGAAGCATCTAATCAAGAAGGTACACGCGTCATTGTTATGGATAAGTCGGTTGTTAATACTACCCAAAGCGCATGTAATACCGGCACCGATATACGCATAGAAAATTTATTTTATTCTGTTCCTGCTCGTCAAAAATTTTTAAAATCTCGTGAAACAGAATGGCGAGCAATTGTTCAGCTTGTGCAAGCTTTGAGCCTAGCGCATTACACCTGTTCTTTTACACTAATGCACGATGACACCTGTGCCATTCAAGCCCCTGCAGTTACAACACTTCCCGATAGACTTGCACAATTATTTGATCGAACTTTTGCAGAAGCAATGCTGACCTGTTCTCACGTAGATACTGCTAAAAATATTAAACTTACTGGCGCAGTATCACACAATTATTTTTCTCGTTATGATCGCAACTCACTTTTTATTTTTGTTAATAAACGCTGGGTCAAAAATTATAAACTTATTCAGGCAATTACCAAACAATATAGTTCTATTCTACCTCATGGCCGATATCCTGCCGGCGTCATTTTTATAGAATGCGACACAGAGCATGTCGATATTAATATTCACCCACGCAAAGAAGAAGTGTGTTTTTTGCATCCACGTATTATTGAGCTGGGTATTGAAAAGATGGTTAAAGAACGGCTTGAAAGTAATATGTCCCGTTATATTACTAAGTCTGCTGGTGTTTCTCACTACGATCCCTCGATACTAATTTCTTCGAAATTCACTCGGGATGAGCGGGGGGTAGGCGAAATGTCCAGTGCGCCCATGATGTCTGTCCCTCGATATGCCTTTCAGTCTACTCGGGATGAGCGAGAGGTAAGCAAGCAGGATGAGCGAGGGGAAGGCAAAAAGTCCGGTGCGCTCATGGTGAGTGCCGCTGAAAGCGGTGTATCGAACCAGATGCGCACGCTTAAACATCAAGATTATTTTTTGATAGACCAGTATAAAAAAACATATATTCTAGCGGAGCATGCAGATGGGCTGGTGCTGATTGACCAGCATGCAGCGCATGAGCGTATCTTGTATGAAAAATACGCAACATCATTTGAAGAAGTACCTGCGGTCGCAGTATTATTCCCAGAAACTATTATGCTCACGGAAGAAGAATATGCTGTGATTGCACCCTATGGTGATTATTTTAAAGAGCGGGGCATAGCATTAGAAGTACAGCAAGATCAAAAAAATAATTATATTAAAATACTAGTAAAGACAACACCCATACATGCGCAACATCAATCTATCGATGATTTAATTCGCAAATCAATTGTTTGGGTTACTGAATATGCAGGATTAGAAAAAAAAGAAATTATTAAACAACTGCATGAAAAGCTACATGCGCAAATGGCATGCAAGGCGGCTGTTAAAGCGGGCGATATTCTTTCTGAACAAGAAATGCAGCAGATTATCGATCAGCTTTCTACCGCACATAATCGTATGACATGCCCTCACGGAAGGCCCACAACGTGGCTTATTTCGGTGCATGATATTGAAAAAACATTCAAGAGAAAACTATAG
- a CDS encoding PilN domain-containing protein, with protein sequence MKNFFNLCPTISETSQKSIKLWWDISIACCIIMLLLLAAITCAQYIQIIRLKRACATLQLTVTDVQKEEQKLQQLVTRRNIYTECATALSQLSLKSAQLYNHLINLIPLMPARLKWTSYEYIQDKHIAISGTTDSPGVLAQYMKNLSATDYKNHELITIKNNSRNTQKYTFKIVVTPIF encoded by the coding sequence ATGAAAAATTTTTTTAATTTATGCCCAACAATATCAGAAACATCTCAAAAAAGTATTAAACTATGGTGGGACATTTCGATTGCCTGCTGCATTATAATGTTATTGCTATTGGCAGCAATAACATGTGCACAATATATACAGATTATACGGCTTAAAAGGGCCTGCGCAACACTACAGCTTACGGTTACTGATGTACAAAAAGAAGAACAAAAATTACAGCAGCTTGTCACGCGCCGTAATATATATACTGAATGCGCTACGGCTTTATCACAATTATCACTCAAAAGCGCCCAACTTTATAACCATCTTATAAACTTAATACCACTCATGCCGGCACGATTAAAATGGACATCGTATGAATATATTCAAGATAAGCATATTGCTATATCGGGCACAACAGACTCTCCTGGCGTATTAGCACAGTATATGAAAAATTTAAGCGCAACCGACTATAAAAATCATGAATTGATTACGATTAAAAACAACTCCAGAAATACACAAAAATATACGTTTAAGATTGTCGTTACGCCCATTTTTTGA